The following is a genomic window from Deinococcota bacterium.
AGATCCTAAAGGCGCTCTACCGCGACGCGCGCATCCTCATCATGGACGAGCCCACCGCGGTCCTGACCCCGCAGGAGACGAAGGGGCTCTTTGCTTTCCTGCGCGACTTCGCGGCGCAGGGCAACGCGGTCGTCTTCATCTCGCACAAGCTGGGCGAGGTGATGGAGATATGCGACCGCATGAGCGTAATGCGCGACGGCAAGATGATCGGCACGGCCCTGCGCGCGAACACCGACCAGCGCCAACTCGCCACCATGATGGTGGGTCGCGAGGTCATCCTCAAGGTCGTCAAGGAGGCGCACGCGCCGGGCAGGGTGGTGCTCGAGCTTGCCGGTGTCACCGTCACGGGCGCCCTGGCGCAGAAGAACGTCGTCGACGGCGTCTCCTTTACGCTGCGGGCGGGCGAGGTCCTGGGCGTCGCCGGCATCGAGGGCAACGGCCAGTCCGAGCTCGTCGAGGCCGTCACGGGGCTGCGACCGGTCGCCGAGGGCCGCATCCTCCTGGCCGGCCGGGACGTGACGGCGGTGAGCGCTAGGGCCCGCCGCGAGAGCGGCCTCAGCCACATCCCCGAGGATCGCAACGCGCGCGGTCTGGTGACGAGCTTTTCCAGCGCCATGAACGCCATCCTGGGCGACCACTACCGGCCGCCCTTCGCCGGCCGCTTCGGCTTCATCGACGAGCGCGCAGTGGAAAGTTACGCCAGGCGGCTCATCGAAGCCTACGACGTGCGGCCGCCTTCGACCTCGGTCACCGCCGCCAACCTCTCCGGCGGCAACGCCCAAAAGCTCATCGTCGCCCGTGAGTTGGAGCGCGGCCCCAAGCTGCTCATCGCCTCGCAGCCGACCCGCGGCG
Proteins encoded in this region:
- a CDS encoding ABC transporter ATP-binding protein, whose product is MGTVASTAVAMQGVSKRFPLVLANDRVDFSVSWGEVHALIGENGAGKSTLMKILYGLQEPDEGRILVDGREVTIRSAKDAIHLGIGMVHQHFMLVEPLTVAENMVLGAEPRLGPSLDYRVARKRTRALIERFGFDIDPRTRVRDLPLGLQQQVEILKALYRDARILIMDEPTAVLTPQETKGLFAFLRDFAAQGNAVVFISHKLGEVMEICDRMSVMRDGKMIGTALRANTDQRQLATMMVGREVILKVVKEAHAPGRVVLELAGVTVTGALAQKNVVDGVSFTLRAGEVLGVAGIEGNGQSELVEAVTGLRPVAEGRILLAGRDVTAVSARARRESGLSHIPEDRNARGLVTSFSSAMNAILGDHYRPPFAGRFGFIDERAVESYARRLIEAYDVRPPSTSVTAANLSGGNAQKLIVARELERGPKLLIASQPTRGVDIGAIEFIHKQIITARDAGLAVLLVSADLSEVMNLSDRILVMFEGRVMGELSQAEADPETLGLLMAGSSLSGGGLEPAQVAWQDAHVSESGR